ACGCCGCTGGAACTGTATTAAACGTACATATATTTTATACTACATTAAAAACATTAGATGGAAAAATTATTGTTATTCCTAACGGTAGAATTGTTGCTGGTAATATTATTAATTATTCACGTGAACCAATACGTAGAAATCAATTTGTTATCACCGTTGCATATGATTCAGATGTAGATCTAGTAATTTCAGTGCTACAACAGGTTCTTGATAAAGAAGAACGTGTATTAAAACATCCAGGTAACTTTGTTGGATTAAATGAATTTTCACCATCATCATTAAAATTTGTTGTCAAATGTTGGTGTCATACAAAGGAACTAAGTGCAGTATACTCAGACTTAATGCTTAAATTTAAAAAAGCACTTGATGAACATAATATCATAATCCCTTACACAAAAATGGATATTTATTTATATAAAAAAATATATAAAATATTAAAAAAAAATAAAAAAAAATAAAAAGAAAGAAAAAAATAATATATAATTAAGAAAAATTAGGCGTAGAATTAATTTTTTCTACGCTAAACAATAATATTAATTATATTTTGGAATAATATGTTAAAAATATATCAATCAAATCAAATAAATTTTCTTTTAAAAAAAATTTGCAAAAAAATTATGTCAAAAACAAATAAAAATATTTTTCATGAAGAAATATTTTTAATTGATAATATTAATATAAAAAAATGGATAGAAATATACATTTCTAAAAATAAAAACATTAGCATGAATATAAAATATATAATAATTTCAAAATTTTTTATTAATTTAATCAGAAATACAAATTACAAAAAAAAATATAAAATGCCTATTTTATTTAAAAAACAAAGTCTAGAATGGATTATCATGTCGATTATCAACGATAAAAAAAAAAGTTCATTTTTAAAAAAATATGGTATATATTACAATAATTTTGACTTTTGTTCCTACATGGCAAAAATTTTTATTAAATATATTTTTTTTAAACCTGAATTAATATATACATGGGAAACAGAAAAAAAAAGTAATTCATCTAAAATTTTATATGTATGGCAAAAAAAATTATGGAAAATAATAATAAAAAAAATCAAAAAATTAAAAGAAAATAACTTTACTGAAATAATAAATAATTTTTTACAAAATAAAAATTATCTTTTAAAAACTATTCCAAAAAAAATATTTATACTATCTATTATACCAATAAATCCATTTATAAATTTTATAATACATATCATTAAAGATATTACTTCAATATATTTATTTCAATACCAGTTTCATAAAAAAGAATATAAACATATCAATTTTACACTTAATTTCTTTAAAAAAAGAAATATATTACCTCAAAAAAAAGAAATAAAAAATAATTCTTATATAAAAAAAAATTTTTTTTTCATAAACCTTATTCAAAAAATATTTTACATATTTTACAATATGATTTATTTAACAGATCATTTTACAAAAAAAACATAAAAAAAAAATTTTATATCAATGACCGTTCTATTTATATACATAAATGTTACTCATATTTACAAGAAATTCAAATATTATATGAACATATAATTAATATACTAAATACTGACAAAAAAATAAAACCACATAATATTCTTATTACTTCTAATAATATAAGTCCCTATTTATTTTATATTAATCAAATATTTTATTCCTTACTACCTAATAATTCTTATTTTTATAATCCCGATGAAAATATTCTAAAAAAAAATATTTTGTTAATAATAAAAAAAATATTAAAAATTAAAAAAAATCGGTTTGAATATTCTTGGGTTTTATCTCTTTTGGACGAAAAATTATTAAG
The window above is part of the Buchnera aphidicola (Cinara piceae) genome. Proteins encoded here:
- the mscS gene encoding small-conductance mechanosensitive channel MscS, whose protein sequence is MEKLYIIDYVNNIGFCFLWDKQIFLSYLINLFFAILVIAIGFFISQLFANIAKKLLSLRHIDNTISGFLSTLARYVVITFTCIVALGQIGVQTNSIITIIGAAGMAVGLALQGSLSNFAAGVLLVLLRPLRTNEYVNLGNAAGTVLNVHIFYTTLKTLDGKIIVIPNGRIVAGNIINYSREPIRRNQFVITVAYDSDVDLVISVLQQVLDKEERVLKHPGNFVGLNEFSPSSLKFVVKCWCHTKELSAVYSDLMLKFKKALDEHNIIIPYTKMDIYLYKKIYKILKKNKKK
- a CDS encoding exodeoxyribonuclease V subunit gamma, whose product is MLKIYQSNQINFLLKKICKKIMSKTNKNIFHEEIFLIDNINIKKWIEIYISKNKNISMNIKYIIISKFFINLIRNTNYKKKYKMPILFKKQSLEWIIMSIINDKKKSSFLKKYGIYYNNFDFCSYMAKIFIKYIFFKPELIYTWETEKKSNSSKILYVWQKKLWKIIIKKIKKLKENNFTEIINNFLQNKNYLLKTIPKKIFILSIIPINPFINFIIHIIKDITSIYLFQYQFHKKEYKHINFTLNFFKKRNILPQKKEIKNNSYIKKNFFFINLIQKIFYIFYNMIYLTDHFTKKT